A genomic window from Sphingobacterium spiritivorum includes:
- a CDS encoding TonB-dependent receptor plug domain-containing protein — MSLKYFYLCLFTSLSISAMAQTTVIDNVTQKLDTYLSNNIQEKIYLHLDKQHYSAGETIWFKAYTTVGIENLLSNMSGVGYVELIGPEKKIIKSLTIPMTAGLGIGDIELIDTLTEGSYRIRAYTNWMRNNDDAYFYDRTIQISNGRSDNVVSTTSFIPTSDPAEKKNTYVINLKNFAGAPLINTNVQYRIYMGDKIEDKGREKTDDKGDLTLKTDKKLTSGYILLAFESTDKRPVKKIIPLQTPSDNSLQLLPEGGILLDNTLSKIGVKALKPNGMGIKVKGKVMDNKKEVVAEFETNELGIGSFTFNPFKDQQYMAEVTFEDGSVLSAKLPETQSSGISVAVNPFMQDRIAAQYSFSPDRVDQKEVYLLVQHLGELLYVAKQKVSKSELLFMIPKKNLPTGIYQITLLSEAGLPLIERMVFTSNPQNILPLKISTDKTDYTTRSKVNVRLDDAIQDASNFASLSASVINLNRNEPYDKDAPNIYSQLLLASDIKGYIERPGYYFENPDSINITDLDNLMITQGWRKIEWQKIDSLANTKPVFEPQKMLSIKGVVRKYARKGTVPNAKLQLISTRNFMDFIDTTANADGRFNFDNLVFPDSVKFLISATDEKGKKNVEIDIDPTVPPFVKENKNAPEESSNVNFTFQKTIKENQRMFAEMQQKGLLEKTIFLEEVAITRRVEKKAAESSRNLNGSGRADQILTEEDLQTCPTLEMCLNGRLMGVYFQGGIPYNTRGNVPMQVVYDGMYIEADQLSMINTFDIESIEVLRSPMYTAIYGSYGGGGLIVISSKTGKASMTSNFDPKGIATATPKGFHLNKTFFKPDYEVNDPEKAFARDYRSTIHWEPNLLIKDEKGTNFSFFTSDEKGTYQITLEGVDTKGRIGRRVLKFDVK; from the coding sequence ATGAGTCTAAAATATTTCTACCTGTGTTTGTTTACATCGCTTTCTATCTCAGCGATGGCACAAACAACAGTCATTGACAATGTCACCCAAAAACTCGACACCTATCTAAGCAACAATATTCAGGAAAAAATATATCTCCATCTTGATAAGCAACATTACAGTGCGGGGGAGACTATTTGGTTTAAGGCCTACACTACAGTCGGAATAGAAAACCTGCTGTCAAATATGAGTGGTGTTGGTTATGTTGAACTGATCGGACCAGAAAAGAAAATCATTAAATCCCTGACCATTCCCATGACTGCGGGTCTTGGCATTGGTGACATTGAACTCATCGATACCCTGACAGAAGGCTCTTACCGTATCCGCGCCTATACCAATTGGATGCGCAATAATGATGATGCTTACTTTTACGACCGGACCATACAAATATCAAACGGCCGAAGTGACAATGTTGTTTCGACCACCTCTTTTATCCCCACCTCAGATCCTGCAGAAAAGAAAAATACCTATGTGATCAATCTTAAAAATTTCGCAGGAGCCCCATTGATCAACACAAATGTACAGTACCGTATATATATGGGGGACAAGATAGAAGACAAGGGTCGCGAAAAAACAGATGATAAGGGAGATCTGACACTCAAAACAGATAAAAAACTCACTTCAGGATACATTCTTCTGGCTTTCGAATCTACCGACAAGCGTCCGGTCAAGAAGATTATTCCACTTCAGACACCTTCTGACAACAGCCTGCAACTCTTACCTGAGGGCGGAATTCTACTGGACAATACGTTATCAAAGATCGGTGTCAAAGCCCTGAAACCAAATGGCATGGGTATAAAGGTCAAAGGCAAGGTAATGGATAATAAAAAAGAAGTCGTCGCTGAATTTGAGACCAACGAACTCGGGATAGGCAGCTTCACCTTTAATCCGTTCAAAGATCAGCAATACATGGCTGAAGTCACTTTTGAAGACGGATCCGTCCTATCAGCAAAACTTCCCGAAACACAGAGTTCCGGTATCAGTGTTGCTGTAAACCCGTTTATGCAGGACCGTATTGCAGCACAATACAGTTTCTCTCCCGATCGTGTAGATCAGAAAGAAGTCTATCTGCTGGTACAGCACTTAGGGGAGCTCCTTTACGTGGCTAAGCAAAAAGTAAGTAAGAGCGAATTGCTATTTATGATCCCGAAAAAAAATCTGCCAACCGGTATCTATCAGATCACATTACTTTCTGAAGCAGGCCTGCCTCTTATCGAAAGAATGGTCTTCACCTCCAATCCGCAAAATATCCTTCCTCTAAAGATAAGTACGGACAAGACCGATTACACAACACGCAGTAAAGTAAACGTTCGTCTCGATGACGCCATTCAGGATGCTTCCAATTTTGCCAGCCTTTCGGCGTCCGTCATTAATCTTAACCGAAATGAGCCATACGATAAAGATGCTCCGAATATCTATTCCCAATTACTCTTAGCTTCAGATATAAAAGGATATATCGAACGTCCGGGATACTATTTTGAAAACCCGGACAGCATTAATATTACGGATCTGGACAATCTCATGATCACACAAGGCTGGAGAAAAATTGAATGGCAGAAAATAGACTCATTAGCAAATACTAAACCTGTATTCGAACCTCAAAAAATGCTATCTATCAAAGGTGTGGTAAGGAAATACGCCCGAAAAGGAACGGTTCCGAATGCTAAACTACAGCTAATCTCCACGCGAAATTTCATGGATTTTATCGATACCACTGCAAATGCGGACGGAAGATTTAACTTTGATAATCTCGTCTTTCCGGACAGTGTTAAATTCCTGATCTCTGCGACAGATGAGAAAGGCAAAAAAAATGTAGAAATCGATATTGATCCCACCGTCCCTCCGTTTGTAAAAGAAAATAAAAATGCCCCTGAAGAATCGAGCAATGTAAACTTTACATTTCAAAAAACAATAAAAGAAAACCAGCGCATGTTTGCAGAAATGCAGCAAAAAGGGCTTTTGGAGAAAACTATTTTTCTGGAAGAAGTCGCTATTACACGACGTGTAGAGAAAAAAGCTGCCGAAAGCTCCCGCAATCTCAATGGCTCCGGTCGCGCCGATCAGATTCTGACAGAAGAAGATCTGCAAACCTGTCCTACTCTGGAAATGTGTCTTAACGGCCGGTTAATGGGCGTTTATTTTCAAGGAGGCATTCCCTACAACACACGTGGAAATGTACCTATGCAGGTCGTTTATGACGGAATGTACATTGAAGCTGATCAACTCAGTATGATTAATACATTCGATATTGAAAGTATTGAGGTGCTCCGCAGCCCGATGTACACTGCTATCTACGGCTCATACGGTGGCGGAGGTCTCATTGTTATTTCCTCAAAAACCGGAAAGGCTTCCATGACCAGCAATTTTGATCCAAAAGGAATAGCGACAGCCACACCAAAAGGATTTCACCTTAATAAGACATTTTTTAAGCCCGATTACGAAGTCAATGATCCGGAAAAAGCATTTGCCCGTGATTACCGCTCAACAATCCACTGGGAGCCAAACCTTCTTATTAAAGATGAGAAAGGAACAAATTTTTCTTTCTTCACTTCAGATGAAAAAGGAACATACCAAATTACATTGGAAGGCGTTGATACAAAGGGACGCATTGGAAGAAGAGTTTTAAAATTTGACGTAAAATAA
- a CDS encoding SDR family oxidoreductase, with protein MEQSKVEGALKEYALKGKTIVVTGGGTGLGRKMATYFLELGANIVITSRKIDVLEVTAKEMMAEKGGTVLPIACDIRNIEEVEHLLAATEERFGRVDALLNNAAGNFISPTERLSANAFSTIIDIVLKGTVNCTLTFGKNWIAKKQQASVLNIITTYAFTGSGYVVPSAVAKGGVLTLTKSLAAEWGKYGIRHNAIAPGPFPTKGAWDRLLPGDLAEKFDFKNRVPLKRVGDHQELANLAAFLVSDFANYINGEIITIDGGEWLQGAGQFSGFEAIPEEMWDMIEQSIRKNNK; from the coding sequence ATGGAACAGTCAAAAGTAGAAGGAGCCTTAAAAGAATATGCATTAAAAGGAAAAACAATCGTCGTCACCGGAGGAGGAACAGGACTTGGACGTAAAATGGCAACTTATTTCCTTGAATTGGGTGCCAATATCGTCATCACAAGCCGGAAAATAGATGTACTGGAAGTCACCGCAAAGGAGATGATGGCAGAAAAAGGAGGAACCGTTCTACCCATAGCCTGTGACATCCGGAATATAGAAGAAGTAGAACATCTGCTGGCTGCAACAGAAGAACGGTTCGGACGTGTAGATGCGCTGTTAAATAACGCTGCCGGTAATTTTATTTCACCTACCGAACGTCTGTCTGCAAATGCCTTCTCCACGATTATTGATATTGTGCTCAAAGGAACGGTTAACTGTACGCTGACATTTGGAAAAAACTGGATTGCGAAAAAGCAACAGGCCTCAGTTCTGAATATTATCACGACTTATGCATTTACGGGTTCGGGATACGTTGTCCCGTCAGCTGTCGCAAAAGGCGGAGTGCTGACCCTCACCAAATCCCTTGCTGCAGAATGGGGAAAATACGGTATCCGGCACAATGCCATTGCTCCGGGACCTTTCCCGACAAAAGGAGCATGGGACCGGTTATTACCGGGAGATCTGGCTGAAAAGTTTGACTTTAAAAACCGGGTACCGCTAAAACGTGTCGGAGACCATCAGGAATTAGCCAATCTGGCTGCTTTTCTGGTTTCAGATTTTGCCAACTACATCAACGGAGAAATCATCACCATCGATGGCGGAGAATGGCTGCAGGGGGCAGGACAGTTCAGCGGATTCGAAGCAATACCTGAAGAAATGTGGGATATGATCGAACAGAGCATTCGTAAAAACAATAAATAA
- the purD gene encoding phosphoribosylamine--glycine ligase codes for MNILIIGSGGRESAFAYKIAQSKKLDKLFIAPGNAGTLAYGENVPLKVTDFEGQAQFALDNDIDLILVGPEEPLVKGIHDYFLSREDIKHIPVIGPQQEGAQLEGSKDFSKQFMQRHQIPTAASRSFDRSNLEEGLAYLETQNLPIVLKADGLAAGKGVLICESLQEAKDELKAMIADAKFGAASDVVVVEEFLKGIELSVFVLTDGTSYKVLPSAKDYKRIGEGDTGLNTGGMGSISPVPFADETFLNKVEERIIKPTVDGLKKDNIPYKGFIFIGLMNVGGEPFVIEYNVRMGDPETESVLPRIESDLVDLLEGVAQGNLDTRSYTVSSKTAVTVMLVSGGYPGDYESGKVISNIENVKESIVFHAGTKEQNGEVLSAGGRVIAVTTLQDTLFDALQQATADAGRIYFDGKYFRRDIGFDLI; via the coding sequence ATGAATATCCTAATCATTGGTTCAGGCGGTCGGGAATCTGCCTTTGCATATAAAATTGCTCAAAGTAAAAAATTAGACAAATTATTTATTGCTCCGGGAAATGCAGGTACATTGGCCTATGGAGAAAACGTGCCTTTAAAAGTAACTGATTTTGAAGGACAGGCGCAGTTTGCGCTGGATAATGATATTGATCTGATATTGGTGGGACCTGAAGAACCTCTTGTAAAAGGAATTCATGATTACTTTCTCAGCAGAGAAGATATAAAGCATATTCCTGTAATCGGTCCTCAGCAGGAGGGAGCACAGTTGGAGGGGTCAAAAGATTTCTCAAAACAGTTTATGCAACGCCATCAGATTCCTACAGCGGCTTCCCGTTCATTTGATCGGTCTAATCTGGAAGAGGGACTTGCTTATCTGGAAACACAGAATCTTCCGATTGTACTAAAGGCGGATGGTCTTGCTGCAGGTAAAGGCGTATTGATCTGCGAAAGTCTTCAGGAAGCAAAGGATGAGCTGAAAGCGATGATTGCGGATGCAAAATTTGGCGCAGCCAGCGATGTTGTAGTCGTTGAGGAGTTTTTGAAAGGAATAGAGCTGTCTGTATTTGTACTTACAGACGGGACTTCATATAAGGTATTGCCATCTGCAAAGGATTATAAACGTATCGGCGAAGGTGATACCGGACTCAATACAGGTGGTATGGGTTCCATTTCGCCTGTTCCGTTTGCTGATGAAACGTTTCTCAACAAGGTGGAAGAACGAATTATTAAACCTACAGTAGATGGTCTGAAGAAGGATAATATTCCTTACAAAGGATTTATTTTTATCGGTTTGATGAATGTCGGCGGAGAGCCTTTTGTGATCGAATATAATGTACGCATGGGTGATCCGGAAACAGAATCGGTATTGCCTCGTATTGAATCCGATCTGGTTGATTTACTTGAAGGTGTTGCTCAGGGAAATCTGGATACCCGTTCGTATACGGTTTCATCAAAAACGGCTGTTACGGTAATGTTGGTTTCAGGTGGATATCCGGGTGATTACGAATCCGGGAAAGTGATATCTAACATAGAAAATGTAAAGGAATCTATCGTATTCCATGCCGGTACAAAGGAACAGAATGGCGAGGTGTTAAGTGCCGGAGGACGTGTCATCGCAGTGACTACTCTGCAGGATACATTATTTGATGCTTTGCAGCAGGCGACAGCTGATGCAGGCCGGATATACTTCGATGGTAAGTATTTTCGCCGTGATATTGGCTTCGATCTGATCTGA
- a CDS encoding phospho-sugar mutase has protein sequence MSTIDTNTQAKINQWLGSEYDQETVDQVRRLIDQNEETELIDSFYRDLEFGTGGLRGIMGVGSNRMNKYTIGKATQGLANYLKKQFAGQEIKVAVSYDSRNNSQSFGRLVADVFAANGIKVYLFSELRPTPVLSFAIRHFGCQSGVMLTASHNPKEYNGYKAYWNDGCQLTAPHDKNVIDEVNAIASVNDIKFEAIAENIIPVGTEIDEAYIKANVALSINSEIVKAQKDLKIVFSPIHGTGITIVPQLLRAWGFEDVILVEEQATPNGNFPTVIYPNPEEEDAMAMAKAKGEAVDADLVLATDPDADRVGVAVKNNAGKFELLNGNQIGSLLIYYVLSAKKEQNKLSETAYIVKTIVTTNLQADIATHFGVKHYETLTGFKYIGELMTKLLGKEEYLAGGEESYGYLVGDLVRDKDAPNACAFLAEMTAYFKNKGKSVYDVLMDIYQEFGCYREKLVSLTKKGKAGAEEIAAMMVRLRENMPKTLGSITVKEVRDYQNSVSILLATGEKKAIDLPKSDVLQFITVDGDVISARPSGTEPKIKFYCSVKESLNSVAEYQTVSQRLEDKVEKMMADII, from the coding sequence ATGAGTACTATTGACACAAATACACAGGCCAAAATCAATCAATGGCTGGGATCTGAATATGATCAGGAAACAGTAGATCAGGTCCGGAGACTAATAGATCAAAATGAAGAAACAGAATTAATTGACAGTTTCTACCGGGATTTGGAGTTTGGTACAGGAGGCCTTCGGGGTATTATGGGCGTAGGATCTAACCGAATGAATAAATATACCATCGGAAAAGCCACACAAGGCCTGGCAAATTACCTCAAAAAACAATTCGCCGGTCAGGAGATCAAAGTGGCTGTATCATACGACAGTCGCAACAATTCACAATCCTTCGGCAGATTGGTAGCTGATGTGTTCGCTGCAAACGGTATTAAAGTTTACCTGTTCTCCGAATTACGTCCGACACCGGTATTATCCTTTGCGATACGTCATTTTGGTTGTCAGAGTGGTGTTATGCTGACCGCATCCCACAATCCTAAAGAATATAACGGATATAAAGCCTATTGGAATGACGGTTGCCAGCTCACAGCTCCGCATGATAAAAATGTGATTGATGAAGTCAATGCTATTGCTTCTGTCAATGACATCAAATTTGAAGCTATCGCAGAAAACATTATTCCTGTCGGAACCGAAATAGACGAGGCTTATATCAAAGCCAATGTGGCACTCAGTATCAATTCTGAGATCGTAAAAGCACAAAAAGATCTGAAAATAGTCTTCTCTCCTATTCACGGGACAGGTATTACCATCGTTCCGCAGCTCCTCAGGGCATGGGGATTTGAAGATGTGATACTTGTGGAAGAACAGGCAACTCCAAATGGAAATTTTCCGACAGTAATTTACCCGAATCCGGAGGAAGAGGATGCTATGGCAATGGCCAAAGCTAAAGGAGAAGCTGTAGATGCAGATTTAGTACTGGCAACGGATCCGGATGCGGATCGCGTAGGTGTAGCCGTAAAAAATAATGCAGGTAAATTTGAATTGCTCAACGGCAATCAGATAGGAAGTCTGTTGATTTATTATGTATTAAGTGCTAAAAAAGAACAGAATAAGCTATCAGAAACAGCCTACATTGTCAAAACGATAGTTACCACTAACCTTCAGGCCGATATTGCTACACATTTTGGTGTAAAGCACTATGAAACGCTTACAGGATTTAAATACATTGGTGAGCTGATGACAAAGTTACTTGGAAAAGAGGAATATCTTGCCGGAGGAGAAGAAAGTTACGGATACCTGGTCGGCGATCTTGTCAGAGATAAAGATGCTCCAAATGCCTGCGCTTTTCTTGCAGAAATGACTGCTTACTTTAAGAATAAGGGTAAATCAGTTTACGATGTACTCATGGACATCTATCAGGAATTCGGATGTTATCGTGAAAAACTGGTGTCACTGACTAAAAAGGGAAAAGCCGGAGCTGAAGAAATTGCAGCAATGATGGTAAGGCTTCGCGAAAATATGCCAAAGACATTGGGCAGTATTACTGTAAAAGAGGTCCGTGATTATCAGAACAGTGTTTCCATCCTATTAGCGACCGGAGAAAAGAAGGCGATCGATCTTCCTAAATCCGATGTACTGCAGTTTATCACCGTAGACGGAGATGTAATCTCTGCACGCCCGTCTGGAACAGAACCTAAGATCAAGTTTTACTGTTCAGTAAAAGAATCTCTAAACTCAGTTGCAGAATACCAAACGGTATCACAGCGCCTGGAGGATAAGGTTGAAAAAATGATGGCCGATATTATTTAA
- a CDS encoding enoyl-CoA hydratase/isomerase family protein — protein MQFITINTEERITHITLDRGKSNAMHMEMIDELTQAILEAEEDPAIEGIILHGKENFFTSGLDLITLYQYNEEQMKIFWSRFMTLIHTLTAFSKPSVAAISGHSPAGGCVLGICCDYRIMARGEFIIGLNEVPVGIVVPPSIFKLYSFWIGQRLAYQYLLEGKLLNPEKALEVGLIDEVVDPDRIRTAALRKIKSVTQFEKNSWRSTKQNLRKELLESITQQQEAAIDQVLKQWWAPATRAVLKTIIENLTAKKA, from the coding sequence ATGCAGTTTATCACCATTAATACCGAAGAACGGATCACACACATTACGCTGGATAGAGGAAAGTCTAATGCCATGCACATGGAAATGATTGACGAGCTTACACAAGCCATTCTCGAAGCAGAAGAAGACCCCGCCATTGAGGGTATTATCTTACATGGGAAAGAGAATTTTTTCACCTCCGGACTCGACCTCATCACCCTGTATCAATACAATGAAGAGCAGATGAAGATCTTCTGGTCCAGGTTTATGACATTGATACATACACTCACCGCATTTTCCAAACCTTCTGTGGCAGCTATATCCGGGCATAGTCCCGCAGGAGGATGTGTACTTGGTATCTGTTGCGACTACCGGATAATGGCTCGTGGTGAATTTATCATCGGTCTTAATGAAGTACCGGTTGGGATTGTTGTTCCGCCAAGTATCTTTAAACTGTACAGTTTCTGGATCGGACAGCGTCTGGCTTATCAATACCTGTTAGAAGGGAAATTACTTAATCCGGAAAAGGCTCTTGAAGTCGGCCTTATAGATGAAGTCGTCGACCCGGACCGTATTCGAACCGCAGCATTACGTAAGATAAAATCGGTAACGCAATTTGAAAAGAATTCCTGGAGAAGTACCAAACAGAATCTAAGAAAAGAACTACTAGAAAGTATCACTCAACAGCAGGAAGCGGCTATCGATCAGGTACTCAAGCAGTGGTGGGCACCCGCAACCCGGGCAGTGCTCAAAACAATTATTGAAAATTTAACCGCAAAAAAAGCATAA
- a CDS encoding N-acetylmuramoyl-L-alanine amidase encodes MKIKISTGIMLASFVIASCSGGKYAATEKVYKNKAKEFAKQYKEVPPKDQAISKLYLVKDKEWVASINFGIRKPNYVVIHHTAQNSTDQTIKTFHSAKAGVSSHYVVGRDGKVVQMVNDYYRAHHAGIGKWGNDTDLNSSSIGIELDNNGTTDPWTESQINSLIELLTYLKTKYGIPQANFIGHMDLAPTRKNDPTRFPWKALADKGFGYWYDDFLETPPVDFNPVMALRIIGYDIKNPDAAIKAFKTHYIQRDITTATLTDEDRKIMYAIYKKFL; translated from the coding sequence ATGAAGATAAAAATTTCTACGGGAATTATGCTGGCTTCTTTTGTAATCGCCTCCTGTTCAGGCGGAAAGTATGCCGCAACTGAGAAAGTGTACAAAAACAAAGCAAAAGAATTTGCCAAACAATATAAAGAAGTTCCTCCCAAAGATCAGGCTATTTCCAAATTGTATCTGGTAAAGGATAAGGAATGGGTGGCTTCTATAAATTTTGGTATCCGCAAGCCTAACTATGTTGTCATCCATCACACCGCACAGAATTCTACGGATCAGACCATTAAAACATTTCATTCTGCCAAAGCAGGTGTTAGTTCACACTATGTGGTAGGTCGTGACGGTAAGGTAGTACAGATGGTCAATGATTATTACCGGGCACATCATGCCGGAATTGGAAAATGGGGAAATGATACAGATCTCAATTCTTCATCTATAGGGATAGAGCTGGACAATAACGGTACTACAGATCCCTGGACTGAATCACAGATCAATAGCCTGATCGAACTGCTTACTTATCTGAAAACAAAGTATGGTATTCCACAGGCTAATTTTATCGGTCATATGGATCTGGCGCCTACACGTAAGAATGATCCGACCCGTTTTCCATGGAAAGCATTGGCTGACAAAGGATTCGGTTACTGGTATGATGATTTCCTAGAAACGCCGCCTGTGGATTTCAATCCAGTAATGGCTTTACGTATTATAGGATATGATATCAAAAATCCGGATGCTGCTATCAAGGCATTTAAGACACACTATATCCAGAGAGACATTACTACAGCTACTCTTACGGATGAAGATCGTAAGATTATGTATGCTATTTATAAGAAGTTTTTATAA
- a CDS encoding NUDIX hydrolase, protein MEKWKLLASEYIIKRPWATLRVDKMELPNGNIKEEYYVLEYPTWVNMIGITKDQKILFVRQYRHGADQIMVELPAGVVEEGEDPRDAARRELLEETGFAFEGIEEICKLYANPATSGNLTYTYILQGGVKVQEQELDNSEDIEVVEMTIEEAKTFLFENKLGQALHTAALFYAFRKLGLL, encoded by the coding sequence ATGGAAAAATGGAAATTACTTGCTTCGGAGTACATTATCAAGCGTCCCTGGGCCACACTCAGAGTAGACAAAATGGAGCTTCCGAACGGTAATATAAAAGAAGAATACTATGTGCTGGAGTATCCGACATGGGTCAACATGATCGGCATTACTAAAGATCAAAAAATCCTGTTTGTACGTCAGTACCGTCATGGTGCAGATCAGATTATGGTCGAATTGCCTGCCGGTGTTGTGGAAGAAGGAGAAGATCCCCGGGATGCAGCACGAAGAGAACTATTGGAGGAAACGGGATTTGCTTTCGAAGGAATAGAAGAGATCTGTAAGCTCTACGCCAATCCGGCTACCAGTGGCAATCTCACCTACACGTACATCTTGCAAGGTGGCGTAAAAGTGCAGGAGCAGGAACTCGACAACTCAGAAGATATCGAAGTTGTGGAAATGACCATTGAAGAGGCTAAAACTTTTCTGTTTGAAAATAAATTAGGACAGGCCCTGCATACTGCAGCCCTGTTCTATGCCTTCCGTAAACTAGGCCTGCTTTAA
- a CDS encoding AIM24 family protein, with protein MSEFSLQSFIAKTRQDDSEHDYFELEKAQMLEINLNNQSVWTKNGSMVGYVGTIKFEREGMLSGGIGNFLKKTLTGEGAKLMKAQGTGRLYVADSGKKVQILQLNNESICVNGNDILAHDQSIKNEITMLKSIAGMLSGGLFQVRLTGSGYVAITTHGDPLTLMVTPGNPVFTDPNATVAWAGHLKPELKSNVSFKSILGRGSGEEFQMMFQGEGWVLIQPYEEVYFQQS; from the coding sequence ATGAGCGAATTTTCATTACAATCATTCATTGCAAAAACAAGGCAGGATGATTCAGAACATGATTATTTTGAGTTGGAAAAAGCACAAATGCTGGAGATTAACCTGAATAATCAATCTGTGTGGACCAAAAACGGAAGTATGGTCGGATATGTCGGTACTATCAAATTTGAGCGGGAAGGCATGCTTTCCGGAGGTATTGGCAACTTCCTTAAGAAAACCCTTACCGGCGAAGGAGCCAAGCTTATGAAAGCTCAGGGTACAGGACGACTGTATGTGGCAGATTCGGGTAAAAAGGTACAGATCCTGCAACTCAATAATGAGTCTATCTGTGTAAATGGAAATGATATCCTTGCACACGATCAGAGTATCAAAAATGAAATTACAATGCTGAAAAGTATTGCGGGAATGCTTTCCGGAGGATTATTTCAGGTTCGGCTCACAGGTAGTGGATATGTTGCCATTACGACACACGGCGATCCGCTTACACTGATGGTAACTCCGGGCAATCCTGTGTTTACAGATCCGAATGCGACTGTAGCATGGGCAGGACACTTAAAACCCGAATTGAAAAGCAATGTATCATTCAAAAGTATTCTGGGTCGTGGAAGTGGTGAAGAATTTCAAATGATGTTTCAGGGAGAAGGCTGGGTACTGATCCAACCATATGAAGAAGTGTATTTTCAACAAAGCTAA